The Bacillus vallismortis genome window below encodes:
- a CDS encoding TerD family protein, with the protein MAISLEKGQRIDLTKGKAGLSKLMVGLGWDPVSSGGGGFFGKLLGGGGPNVDCDASVLMLENGKFTDKKNIIYFGNLKSRCGGVKHTGDNLTGDGAGDDEQIMIDLEKVPANIDRLVFVVNIYDCVRRKQDFGMIQNAFIRVVDQSKNEEMLKYNLKDNYAGRTSLITAEIYRQDGEWKFAAIGEGTNDTRLEDIISRYV; encoded by the coding sequence GTGGCGATTTCTTTAGAAAAAGGACAGCGTATTGATTTAACAAAAGGAAAAGCGGGCTTATCAAAATTGATGGTCGGTCTCGGCTGGGACCCGGTTTCATCAGGAGGAGGCGGTTTTTTCGGAAAGCTGCTCGGCGGGGGCGGACCCAATGTCGACTGTGACGCTTCAGTATTGATGCTCGAAAACGGCAAATTCACCGATAAGAAAAATATCATCTATTTCGGCAACCTGAAAAGCCGCTGCGGCGGTGTCAAACATACAGGCGATAACCTGACAGGCGACGGTGCGGGTGATGACGAACAAATTATGATAGATTTGGAAAAAGTGCCTGCAAATATCGACAGGCTTGTATTTGTTGTTAATATTTATGATTGTGTCAGAAGAAAACAAGATTTCGGCATGATTCAAAATGCGTTTATCCGTGTGGTCGATCAATCTAAAAATGAAGAAATGCTCAAATACAATTTAAAAGACAATTATGCCGGGAGAACAAGCTTAATTACGGCTGAAATCTACCGCCAGGACGGCGAGTGGAAATTCGCGGCGATCGGTGAAGGCACAAACGATACGAGATTAGAAGATATTATCAGCCGATACGTATAA
- a CDS encoding TerD family protein, protein MAISLAKGQKVDLTKTNPGLSKVVVGLGWDTNKYDGGHDFDLDSSVFLLDASGKCASQNDFIFYNQLEGGNGSVVHSGDNLTGLGEGDDENVKVNLSAVPANIDKISFVITIHEAEARSQNFGQVSNAFVRIVNEETNEELIRYDLAEDFSIETAIIAGELYRHNGEWKFSAIGSGYQGGLARIATDFGLQVG, encoded by the coding sequence ATGGCAATTTCATTGGCAAAAGGACAAAAAGTAGATTTAACAAAAACAAATCCAGGTCTTTCAAAGGTTGTTGTCGGTTTAGGCTGGGATACGAATAAGTATGACGGCGGACATGACTTTGACCTTGACTCAAGTGTATTTCTTTTAGATGCGTCTGGAAAATGCGCATCTCAAAATGATTTTATTTTCTACAACCAGCTTGAAGGCGGCAATGGTTCAGTCGTTCATTCAGGCGATAACCTGACAGGTCTTGGCGAAGGCGATGATGAGAATGTAAAAGTGAATCTCAGCGCCGTACCTGCCAATATCGACAAAATCTCATTTGTCATCACGATTCACGAAGCGGAAGCGCGCAGCCAAAACTTTGGACAAGTGTCAAACGCGTTCGTTCGCATCGTCAATGAAGAAACAAATGAAGAGCTCATCCGTTACGATCTGGCGGAAGATTTCTCTATTGAAACAGCAATTATCGCTGGAGAGCTTTACCGACATAACGGCGAGTGGAAATTCTCCGCTATCGGCTCAGGCTACCAAGGCGGCCTTGCCCGCATCGCAACAGACTTCGGCTTGCAAGTTGGTTAG
- a CDS encoding TerD family protein, whose translation MAIQLAKGQRVDLTKTNPGLTKAVIGLGWDTNKYSGGHDFDLDASAFLVDAHDNCVNDLDFVFYNNLEHPSGGVIHTGDNRTGEGDGDDEQLIVDFSKIPAHIEKIGITVTIHDAEARSQNFGQVSNAFVRVVDEETQNELLRFDLGEDFSIETAVVVCELYRHGEEWKFNAIGSGFSGGLAALCRNYGLQV comes from the coding sequence ATGGCTATTCAATTAGCAAAAGGACAGCGTGTTGATTTAACGAAAACAAATCCGGGACTCACAAAAGCGGTGATCGGTTTAGGCTGGGATACAAATAAGTACTCAGGCGGACACGATTTTGACCTGGATGCTTCAGCTTTTTTAGTTGATGCGCATGACAACTGCGTGAATGATCTCGATTTCGTCTTCTATAATAACCTTGAGCATCCGAGCGGCGGTGTCATCCATACGGGTGACAACCGCACGGGTGAAGGTGACGGAGATGATGAGCAGCTCATCGTTGATTTTTCAAAAATCCCTGCTCACATTGAGAAAATAGGTATCACAGTGACCATTCACGACGCTGAAGCACGCAGCCAAAACTTCGGACAAGTTTCCAATGCGTTTGTACGCGTTGTGGACGAAGAGACGCAGAATGAACTTCTTCGCTTCGACTTGGGAGAAGATTTCTCTATTGAGACAGCCGTTGTCGTTTGTGAGCTTTACAGACACGGCGAGGAGTGGAAATTCAATGCGATCGGCAGCGGTTTTTCCGGCGGGCTGGCTGCATTGTGCCGGAACTACGGTTTGCAAGTGTAA
- a CDS encoding TerC family protein produces MDFLHHIMSTYASFFDWKMWGEVLSDPVSWGLIGSLVVLEGLLSADNALVLAVMVKHLPEKQRKKALTYGLFGAYIFRFIFIGLGMLLIKFWWIKVLGALYLAWLVIKHFWIGEKDEETDGMKKNSWMVRTFGIFWATVISVELMDLAFSVDSILAAFAVSEKVWVLLVGGMLGILMMRTVAKVFLVLIDKIPELENTAFVLIGIIALKMAGSAFHYEMPHSVFFIIIIAAFAITFIIHYINKQKQVREQTAASKEE; encoded by the coding sequence TTGGACTTTTTACATCATATCATGTCTACGTATGCTTCATTTTTCGATTGGAAAATGTGGGGGGAAGTGTTGTCTGATCCTGTTTCCTGGGGTCTGATTGGTTCTCTTGTTGTTTTGGAAGGCCTTTTATCGGCCGATAACGCGCTTGTTCTTGCGGTGATGGTCAAACACCTGCCGGAAAAACAGCGGAAAAAAGCGTTAACGTATGGTTTATTTGGAGCTTATATTTTCAGGTTTATTTTTATCGGGCTCGGTATGCTCCTCATCAAGTTTTGGTGGATCAAGGTGCTTGGCGCGCTTTATCTGGCTTGGCTCGTCATTAAGCACTTCTGGATCGGCGAAAAAGATGAGGAAACGGACGGCATGAAGAAAAACTCTTGGATGGTCCGCACGTTCGGTATTTTCTGGGCGACTGTTATTTCAGTTGAATTGATGGACCTTGCCTTCTCTGTGGACAGCATTCTGGCCGCATTTGCGGTATCTGAAAAAGTATGGGTGCTTCTGGTCGGCGGTATGCTCGGTATATTAATGATGCGTACAGTGGCAAAAGTATTCCTTGTACTGATTGATAAAATTCCTGAGCTGGAAAACACAGCATTCGTGTTAATCGGAATTATCGCGCTGAAAATGGCCGGGAGTGCCTTCCATTACGAAATGCCGCACTCTGTATTCTTCATTATCATTATCGCTGCTTTTGCGATTACATTTATCATTCACTATATCAACAAACAAAAGCAAGTGCGCGAACAGACAGCCGCGTCAAAAGAAGAATAA
- a CDS encoding HpcH/HpaI aldolase/citrate lyase family protein codes for MRYFHYLSTHQEENVFYQAPKQVTKEAPKKLLEHALGAVLYMPATRPDIAAMITEHKYEDLSSIVFCLEDAIGDHEVKRAEHNVSRQLELIEQAIQHRKIKPDHLPFMFVRVRSPKQLLQLADTLKPALHLLTGFVFPKFSAENARDYVEALEGISGDMTVPLYGMPILETPDLLMKETRAAALSEMSMILHQHQDLILNVRIGATDLCGLYGIRRKSEQTIYDIRMIADFMSDIINYFGREFVISGPVWEYFQASQKPHLLSAHPPVELNEYVKGLVKETELDIANGIHGKTVIHPTHLKIVNSLYVVTKEDYMDALSIIHHGNGSIGVMKSHFSNKMNEIKPHMKWAEKILLKSEIYGVYHENRSFTDLLNEQQNPSNIGQYGG; via the coding sequence GTGCGGTATTTCCACTATTTATCAACACATCAAGAAGAAAATGTATTTTATCAAGCGCCGAAACAGGTCACGAAAGAGGCGCCTAAGAAGCTGCTTGAGCACGCACTGGGGGCCGTATTATATATGCCGGCAACCCGCCCGGACATAGCGGCGATGATAACGGAACACAAATATGAGGATTTATCATCTATTGTTTTCTGTCTGGAGGATGCGATTGGAGATCATGAGGTCAAGCGGGCTGAACATAATGTGAGCCGCCAATTAGAGTTGATTGAGCAGGCGATCCAGCACCGCAAGATAAAGCCGGACCATCTCCCGTTTATGTTTGTGCGTGTACGGTCTCCGAAACAGCTGCTGCAATTAGCCGATACCCTGAAACCTGCACTCCATTTGTTAACAGGATTTGTCTTCCCAAAATTCTCAGCGGAAAACGCCCGTGACTATGTTGAAGCACTTGAAGGCATATCCGGTGACATGACGGTGCCGCTTTACGGCATGCCGATATTGGAAACACCCGATTTGTTAATGAAAGAGACAAGGGCTGCTGCTTTGTCTGAAATGAGTATGATTTTGCATCAGCATCAGGACTTGATCTTAAATGTGCGGATCGGTGCGACTGATTTATGCGGATTATACGGCATCAGAAGAAAGTCGGAGCAAACGATATATGATATCCGTATGATTGCGGACTTTATGTCAGATATCATCAATTACTTCGGCCGGGAGTTCGTTATTTCAGGCCCTGTATGGGAGTATTTTCAGGCATCGCAAAAGCCCCATCTGCTATCGGCGCACCCGCCAGTTGAGCTGAATGAGTATGTAAAAGGTTTGGTGAAGGAAACCGAACTTGACATCGCCAACGGCATTCACGGAAAAACGGTCATTCATCCGACCCATCTCAAAATTGTAAACAGCCTGTATGTTGTAACAAAGGAAGACTATATGGATGCGTTAAGCATTATTCATCACGGAAACGGTTCAATCGGCGTGATGAAAAGCCATTTTTCTAACAAAATGAATGAAATCAAGCCTCATATGAAATGGGCTGAAAAAATCTTATTAAAATCAGAAATTTATGGGGTGTATCATGAAAACCGATCTTTCACCGATTTGCTCAACGAACAGCAAAACCCTTCAAATATTGGACAATATGGCGGTTGA
- a CDS encoding phosphoribosyltransferase family protein, whose product MAVDLSVTDNPLFIPEQALFEMAARVNKKRGFLFVSKVLGKHIPVHPLKPLLASGLLALEYAERKTGQELKEKNEILNGLLSETESELQAAYQTLQQHPVTLDEAPLVIGFAETATALGHAVYDCIEQASFVHTTREQIRNTEPSITFVEEHSHATDQLCYAEPDMMNNSCPILLVDDEITTGKTALHMIRDIQSKFPRKEYAVLSLLDWRTEEHKKAYAEAERELGVTISTVALLSGRISFKGVPLSESSCNYSPKPQGTAINRTDIDISDFFTSVPYQPETSANVHSYVKETGRFGVKPSERKAVHEACRQAALYIEQYRKGKRTLVLGTGELMYLPMKIASKLGGSVSYHSTTRSPIHPVAKQGYAVQNGYSFMNPEDEAVRHFVYNLPAGAYDEVFFCLEKNVSDEALQPIFDIFKEKEVPHIHIVTLSGKA is encoded by the coding sequence ATGGCGGTTGATCTGTCGGTCACAGACAACCCGCTTTTCATACCTGAACAAGCATTATTCGAGATGGCGGCAAGAGTGAATAAAAAAAGGGGCTTTTTATTTGTCAGCAAAGTGCTGGGCAAACATATCCCGGTTCACCCGCTGAAGCCGCTTTTAGCGTCCGGGCTGCTTGCCTTGGAATACGCTGAGCGGAAAACCGGACAGGAGCTAAAGGAAAAAAACGAGATCTTGAACGGACTTCTTTCAGAAACGGAAAGCGAGCTTCAAGCTGCTTATCAAACGCTTCAACAGCACCCTGTTACACTGGACGAAGCGCCGCTTGTAATCGGGTTTGCGGAAACGGCGACGGCGCTTGGACACGCGGTTTATGATTGCATTGAACAAGCGTCGTTTGTCCATACAACACGTGAACAGATCCGAAACACAGAGCCTTCGATCACATTTGTGGAAGAGCATTCCCATGCCACTGATCAGCTGTGTTACGCAGAACCAGATATGATGAACAACAGCTGTCCGATTCTTCTTGTAGATGATGAAATCACCACAGGGAAAACCGCATTACATATGATTCGGGATATCCAATCCAAATTTCCGCGCAAAGAATACGCTGTCCTGTCTTTATTGGATTGGCGGACGGAGGAGCATAAGAAGGCATACGCAGAGGCTGAACGGGAATTAGGCGTCACAATTTCAACCGTTGCTTTATTATCAGGGCGGATTTCCTTTAAGGGTGTGCCGTTGTCCGAGTCCTCCTGCAACTACAGCCCGAAGCCGCAAGGAACAGCGATAAACAGAACGGACATTGATATATCGGATTTCTTCACATCCGTTCCTTATCAGCCGGAAACATCCGCAAACGTTCATTCTTACGTGAAAGAAACAGGGCGATTCGGCGTAAAGCCGTCTGAGCGAAAGGCTGTTCACGAAGCTTGCCGCCAAGCAGCGCTTTACATCGAACAATATCGGAAGGGCAAAAGAACACTCGTGCTTGGAACGGGAGAGCTGATGTATCTGCCAATGAAAATCGCCTCAAAGCTTGGCGGTTCGGTTTCCTATCACTCTACCACGCGCAGTCCGATTCACCCGGTTGCAAAACAAGGTTATGCCGTGCAAAACGGTTATTCATTTATGAATCCGGAAGATGAGGCGGTTCGCCATTTTGTCTATAACCTTCCTGCCGGAGCGTATGACGAAGTCTTTTTCTGTCTGGAAAAGAACGTTTCGGATGAGGCGTTACAGCCGATTTTTGATATTTTCAAAGAAAAAGAAGTGCCTCATATCCACATTGTAACTCTCTCAGGAAAGGCGTGA
- a CDS encoding cysteine protease StiP family protein, with protein MKDVIDRIGSYPEEDVTFLLKDLSAVSIEKSTEEREKSIQSGIHYSEMLPIEYKPTDEYMKLFYASLEDSKQKVALAAGVVAEQIYEKSGKDAVLCSLARAGTPIGVLIKRYIKMKYHVSLPHYSISIIRDRGIDEIALHYMLKHHPEGKVAFIDGWTGKGAITKELIRSVERFNQRFGTRLSSEIAVLADPGHCADIYGTKEDFLIPSACLNSTVSGLVSRTVLNEKWIGPSDFHGAKYYKELSEEDVSNLYIETIAEQFPSIHKEAERLALRLQNDRVKPDWNGLASIETIQKQFGISNTNLIKPGVGETTRVLLRRVPWKILIQPGAEEALQHILLLAKDRGVPVEEYKNMSYRCCGLIRPAEKSL; from the coding sequence TTGAAAGACGTTATTGACCGTATTGGGAGCTATCCAGAAGAAGATGTGACCTTTCTATTAAAAGACTTGTCCGCTGTATCCATTGAAAAAAGTACGGAAGAACGGGAGAAGTCAATTCAAAGCGGCATCCATTATTCAGAAATGCTGCCGATCGAATACAAGCCGACAGATGAATACATGAAACTGTTTTATGCCTCGCTGGAAGACAGCAAACAGAAGGTCGCATTAGCGGCGGGAGTTGTTGCGGAGCAGATTTATGAAAAAAGCGGGAAAGATGCGGTTTTGTGCAGTTTGGCAAGAGCAGGCACGCCGATCGGTGTCTTGATCAAACGTTATATCAAAATGAAGTATCATGTCTCGCTGCCGCACTATAGCATCTCTATCATTCGGGACAGGGGAATTGATGAGATTGCCTTGCATTATATGTTGAAGCATCATCCGGAAGGCAAGGTTGCGTTTATCGACGGATGGACAGGCAAAGGCGCCATCACGAAAGAACTGATCCGCTCTGTAGAACGCTTTAATCAACGCTTTGGAACAAGGCTGTCTTCTGAAATCGCGGTGCTTGCCGATCCGGGGCATTGCGCGGATATTTATGGTACGAAGGAAGACTTTCTGATTCCGAGCGCTTGCTTGAATTCTACTGTATCAGGACTTGTCAGCCGCACAGTTTTAAATGAAAAGTGGATCGGGCCGTCTGACTTTCATGGGGCGAAATATTACAAAGAGCTCAGCGAAGAGGATGTATCCAATCTCTATATTGAAACGATAGCGGAGCAATTTCCGTCTATTCATAAAGAAGCAGAACGCCTGGCACTTAGGCTGCAAAACGATCGTGTGAAACCAGATTGGAACGGTCTAGCTTCCATTGAGACTATCCAAAAGCAATTCGGCATCAGCAACACAAATCTGATTAAGCCGGGTGTTGGGGAAACGACCCGCGTGCTTTTGCGAAGAGTGCCTTGGAAAATACTCATTCAGCCGGGTGCTGAAGAAGCATTGCAGCATATTTTATTGCTTGCGAAGGATCGGGGCGTGCCTGTGGAAGAATACAAGAATATGTCATATCGCTGCTGCGGGCTGATTCGTCCGGCGGAGAAAAGCCTATGA
- a CDS encoding HAD family hydrolase, whose amino-acid sequence MNAFASDLDRTLIYSRRMISNPDKEAGVELIETLNGRDISYISGVTKENLRQIQKDHYFIPVTTRTNEQYKRIVCFQQDIVPEYAVTTNGGCILKDGQPLKEWDEFIKEQLASCLPIEAMLREIAILPVAQAVERTRTAHHYFVYLILNEEKIAGLDPAAVKEWGAEKGWQVSLQGRKLYFIPKPLNKWRAVEYLKSRLSLDEIYTAGDSLLDLELIQEADFGIAPAHGEVLRHCPELRKTKASGMMAGEEITASVLSRITRLKQV is encoded by the coding sequence ATGAACGCATTCGCCAGTGATTTAGACAGAACATTAATTTACTCGAGGCGCATGATCAGCAATCCTGATAAGGAAGCGGGGGTTGAGCTGATAGAAACACTGAACGGCCGTGACATCTCTTATATCTCGGGAGTGACAAAAGAGAACTTAAGGCAAATTCAGAAGGATCACTATTTTATTCCTGTCACCACACGCACAAATGAGCAGTATAAGAGAATTGTTTGTTTTCAGCAGGACATTGTGCCCGAATATGCTGTGACTACGAATGGCGGCTGTATTTTAAAGGACGGCCAGCCTCTGAAAGAGTGGGACGAGTTCATAAAAGAGCAGCTCGCATCGTGTCTGCCGATTGAGGCTATGCTGAGAGAAATCGCAATTCTGCCTGTAGCGCAAGCGGTTGAAAGAACCCGAACGGCACATCATTATTTTGTCTATCTTATCTTGAACGAAGAGAAAATAGCCGGCCTCGATCCCGCTGCTGTGAAGGAGTGGGGGGCTGAAAAAGGATGGCAGGTATCCCTGCAGGGGCGAAAGCTTTACTTTATTCCGAAGCCGCTTAATAAATGGAGGGCGGTCGAATATCTGAAATCGAGGCTTTCGCTTGATGAAATCTATACAGCGGGAGATTCGCTACTGGATCTTGAACTGATTCAGGAAGCTGATTTCGGCATCGCGCCCGCTCATGGCGAGGTGCTGCGCCACTGTCCGGAATTACGCAAAACGAAAGCAAGCGGCATGATGGCAGGTGAAGAAATCACAGCGTCTGTTTTATCCCGAATAACCCGATTAAAACAAGTATAA
- a CDS encoding YceG family protein encodes MRQEELIIHKTVPADGDWKNMLFQTLPERERYEKENGLSFSRLAGQILGTPIDETDYYNDLYELSVKDHIYILSETLDKTIAPETFQALQHIHSINQKEKGLSVSRFVAFLDGEQLIAKHTNPLMHRHLRKALMTLLHTFADHHEQGLNHPDFRRVLLDVSKFSLNHLNPWLEKTDIEREMPKVVWYGDATKSQLYFLYYLMLAGCDVLLFHPAGTDQLALVDPKQELSFTEKLPDVSELQPFPKEKPDRKSTVAYRSTKEIEHVLNHEESMLYKPWQFRDHTPMSVTLKTTYDELFLIAKERAFIRPNFKADKHSIEIPNVFAKIMGVSKDHKEYWNRLHTLEDYQETEMIRSFPFTEEIKSNYQFHYSHALDHEGNIDPDKLMASNVWQYKQLPAGVQAAIAKTISRMCRHPRLKALHQEQVKDVQIYLFKQTTNLSAKLLKLIQMFDYAQTVPKLVLYHTEMSGGLTRSDAAALLFLNEIGIDIIMYNPPGHQDIEQFIEEDQYDIHWLDDMVFQQDYKEPSLVKRLFRTITQK; translated from the coding sequence ATGAGACAAGAAGAGTTAATCATTCATAAAACAGTTCCCGCCGACGGGGATTGGAAAAACATGTTGTTTCAGACGCTGCCCGAGCGGGAGCGCTATGAGAAGGAAAACGGGCTGTCTTTTTCGAGGCTCGCCGGACAAATACTGGGTACGCCCATAGATGAAACGGACTATTATAACGACTTGTATGAGCTATCGGTTAAGGATCATATTTATATCTTAAGCGAGACGCTTGATAAAACGATCGCGCCGGAAACGTTTCAGGCGCTTCAGCATATTCATTCCATCAATCAGAAAGAAAAAGGGCTGTCGGTCAGCCGTTTTGTCGCCTTTCTGGACGGGGAGCAGCTGATTGCGAAGCATACAAACCCCCTCATGCACCGCCATTTGAGAAAAGCATTGATGACGCTTTTACATACCTTTGCAGACCATCATGAGCAGGGGCTGAATCATCCTGATTTTCGCAGAGTATTGCTTGATGTCTCTAAGTTTTCTTTGAATCACCTGAATCCTTGGCTGGAAAAAACCGATATAGAACGGGAGATGCCAAAAGTTGTTTGGTACGGAGACGCAACGAAGAGTCAGCTCTATTTCTTATATTATCTGATGTTAGCCGGCTGCGATGTCCTATTGTTCCATCCGGCGGGAACCGATCAGCTGGCGCTTGTCGATCCGAAGCAGGAGCTCAGTTTTACGGAAAAGCTCCCTGATGTTTCGGAGCTTCAGCCGTTTCCAAAAGAAAAACCGGATCGGAAATCAACCGTAGCCTACCGCTCAACAAAGGAAATTGAACATGTGCTGAATCATGAGGAATCCATGCTGTACAAGCCATGGCAGTTCAGGGATCATACACCGATGTCTGTTACGCTGAAAACGACCTATGATGAACTGTTTTTAATCGCAAAAGAGCGGGCCTTCATTCGGCCGAATTTCAAAGCCGATAAACATTCCATTGAGATTCCGAATGTATTCGCCAAAATCATGGGCGTGTCGAAAGACCATAAAGAATATTGGAACAGGCTTCATACATTAGAGGATTACCAGGAAACAGAAATGATCAGAAGCTTTCCGTTTACAGAAGAAATCAAATCGAACTATCAATTTCATTACAGCCACGCGCTAGACCATGAAGGGAACATTGATCCGGACAAGCTGATGGCAAGCAATGTGTGGCAGTACAAGCAGCTTCCGGCGGGCGTTCAGGCTGCCATTGCCAAAACGATTTCGAGAATGTGCAGGCACCCGCGTCTTAAAGCTTTGCATCAGGAACAAGTCAAGGATGTTCAAATTTACTTGTTTAAACAAACAACGAACCTGTCTGCTAAGCTGCTGAAATTGATTCAGATGTTCGACTATGCGCAAACTGTTCCGAAACTCGTTTTATATCATACGGAAATGAGCGGCGGACTCACGCGTTCAGATGCTGCCGCCCTGCTGTTCCTGAATGAAATCGGAATCGATATCATCATGTATAACCCTCCCGGCCATCAAGACATTGAGCAGTTTATTGAAGAGGATCAGTATGATATCCACTGGCTGGACGACATGGTGTTTCAGCAGGACTATAAGGAGCCTTCACTTGTAAAAAGGCTGTTCAGAACGATTACCCAAAAGTAA
- a CDS encoding toxic anion resistance protein translates to MTTENQNPLILDKNEEISQQKADDIRLQLRQEPEVKRLVQQIDVKNQMELLEYGKEPAVEISKFSDRILGMMKTTSVTDSGTMLTQLGKIMDRFDKNDFDEPKGLMAKIFKRGGSMIEKIFKKYQTLGGEIEKINVEISKYKDEMTKTNYTLDEMYENNINYYMELEKYVVAGQMKLEEMQSTLPSYEEKAASGNQLAQMQLDTLRNGIQALEERVYDLDMARMVALQTAPQIRLLQRGNAKLIGKINSAFIITIPIFKNGIIQAVTVKRQKLVADSMSELDRRTNEMLKRNAENISSQSVEIARMAGRPSIDIETIESSWNTIVSGMQETKQIEEENKRLREDGARRIAELQDNIKKAALQQ, encoded by the coding sequence ATGACAACAGAAAATCAAAACCCGCTTATTCTTGATAAAAACGAAGAAATTTCCCAGCAAAAAGCTGACGATATCCGCCTGCAGCTCCGCCAGGAACCAGAGGTGAAACGGCTAGTACAACAAATTGACGTTAAAAACCAAATGGAGCTGCTTGAGTACGGAAAGGAGCCGGCCGTTGAAATCTCTAAGTTCTCTGACCGCATCTTGGGGATGATGAAAACGACAAGCGTGACAGACTCAGGCACGATGCTGACCCAGCTTGGAAAAATCATGGACCGTTTTGACAAAAACGATTTTGACGAGCCAAAGGGACTGATGGCTAAGATTTTCAAACGCGGCGGCAGCATGATTGAGAAAATCTTTAAAAAGTACCAGACGCTCGGCGGAGAAATTGAAAAAATCAACGTTGAGATTTCTAAATATAAAGATGAGATGACCAAAACAAACTATACGCTCGATGAAATGTATGAAAACAATATTAATTACTATATGGAGCTTGAAAAATACGTTGTTGCCGGACAAATGAAGCTGGAAGAGATGCAGTCCACTCTCCCTTCATATGAAGAAAAAGCAGCAAGCGGAAATCAGCTAGCGCAAATGCAGCTTGATACGCTGCGCAACGGCATTCAGGCGCTTGAGGAGCGGGTATACGACCTTGATATGGCGCGAATGGTGGCACTTCAAACCGCACCGCAAATCCGCCTTCTTCAGCGCGGTAATGCGAAGCTGATCGGAAAAATCAACTCCGCTTTCATCATCACCATTCCGATTTTCAAAAACGGCATTATTCAGGCTGTCACAGTAAAACGGCAAAAGCTTGTGGCTGACTCCATGAGCGAGCTTGATCGCCGGACAAACGAGATGCTGAAACGAAATGCGGAAAACATCTCGAGCCAGAGTGTTGAAATTGCCAGAATGGCCGGCAGACCGAGCATAGATATTGAAACGATTGAATCGTCTTGGAACACGATCGTCAGCGGTATGCAGGAAACAAAACAAATTGAAGAAGAAAACAAACGTCTCCGCGAAGATGGTGCAAGACGAATTGCCGAGCTTCAGGATAATATTAAAAAAGCAGCATTGCAGCAATAA